From Acidobacteriota bacterium:
AGGTTTTCGATGGGCTGCGGCGCAACGTTCTTGCCGCCGGCCGTGACGATCAGGTCCTTCTTTCGGTCGGTGATGACCAGGAAGCCGTCCTTGTCGAAATGGCCGATGTCGCCGGTGTGAAACCAGCCGCCGGCCATGACCTCGCGGGTCTCGGCCTCTTTCTTGTAATAACCCAGCATGACGTTCGGACCGCGGGCCAGGATCTCGCCGTCCTCGGCGATCTTGAGCTCGACGCCGGGTGCAGCCGCGCCCACCGTCCCGAAACGGAGCTTCTCAAACGAATTCACGGCCAGAACGGGCGCGGTTTCGGTCAGGCCGTAGCCCTCGAGGATGACGAGCCCCATGGCATGGAAGAACTCGGCGATGTCGCGCGAAAGCGGCGCCCCACCCGAGACAAAGAACCGGATCCGCCCGCCTGTCTTGGCCGTGATCTTGGAGAAGACGAGCTTTGCGGCCAGGCCGCGCTTGATCCGGAGCGAGGCCGGAACGGGTCGCCCCTCGAGCAGGCAGGCGCTGTGTTTCTTTCCCGTGTTGAGCGCCCAGAAGAACAGCTTCCTCTTGACCGGCGATCCGGCCAGGACGTTGTCGATGACCCGCGTGTAGATCTTGTCGAAGAGCCGCGGCACGCTGACCATGATGGTCGGCCGGACTTCGAGGAGGTTCTGGGCCACGGTGTCGATGCTCTCGGCGTAGGCGATGGTCGCGCCGTTGTAGAGGAAGGAAAACGTCGTCATCCGTTCGAGGACGTGGGAGAGCGGCAGGAAGGACAGGATCGTGTCTTCGCGCGTGAAGGATACGACCTTGTCCATGGCCCGGATGTTGCTCATGAAGTTGCCGTGGGAGAGCATGACGCCCTTGGGAACGCCCGTCGTCCCCGAGGTGTAGATGATCGAGGCCAGGTCGCCGGGGTTGACGAGCCGGGCCGTGTCGTCGAACCGCCGGGGCGAGGCGGCGAGAATGGGCGCGCCGCGGCCCATGACCTCGGACATCGTCAGCACGCCTTCGGCTGCGTCGTCCTCGATCAGGATGTAGCGGGAAACCTTGGGCAGACCGCCGCGGATCGCCTCGACTTTCAGCCACAGGTCGCGGTTCGAGCAGATGACGATCTTGGCCTCGGAGTCGTTGATGATGTATTTGATCTGCTCCGGCGTGAGGCTCGTGTAGACGGGCACGGTGGCCGCGCCCGCCGACATGATGGCGAAGTCGGCG
This genomic window contains:
- a CDS encoding long-chain fatty acid--CoA ligase — encoded protein: MVETLSQLFMNTIASYPKDDLFLCKIDGTYAPISSAEADRRVRSFSLGLRELGLQPGDKVILLSENRPEWAIADFAIMSAGAATVPVYTSLTPEQIKYIINDSEAKIVICSNRDLWLKVEAIRGGLPKVSRYILIEDDAAEGVLTMSEVMGRGAPILAASPRRFDDTARLVNPGDLASIIYTSGTTGVPKGVMLSHGNFMSNIRAMDKVVSFTREDTILSFLPLSHVLERMTTFSFLYNGATIAYAESIDTVAQNLLEVRPTIMVSVPRLFDKIYTRVIDNVLAGSPVKRKLFFWALNTGKKHSACLLEGRPVPASLRIKRGLAAKLVFSKITAKTGGRIRFFVSGGAPLSRDIAEFFHAMGLVILEGYGLTETAPVLAVNSFEKLRFGTVGAAAPGVELKIAEDGEILARGPNVMLGYYKKEAETREVMAGGWFHTGDIGHFDKDGFLVITDRKKDLIVTAGGKNVAPQPIENLLKANPYILNSVVVGQNRKFVSALVVPDFDKLAAYAKDNGIAFEGPADLVKKQEIVDFMTAEVNRSTPDLAPYERIKKIALLDKDFDAEFDELTPTLKVKRNVVEKNFKPIIDALYIE